From the genome of Candidatus Desulfarcum epimagneticum, one region includes:
- a CDS encoding Rhomboid family intramembrane serine protease, whose product MKNAFSRRFKVLFYLIAALWLFEAVNLLSGRALSQWGILPRTLSGLAGIPLSPFLHGGVGHLLLNTPPLAFLGALIIVSEGKNGSRAFVETTAFVILAGGAALWLAGRPAIHIGASGLVFGYFGYLTAGGIFKRRLSAAVTALVAAASYGGLLWGLSPALSGVSWEGHLFGLAAGVLAAKISKPPGKKF is encoded by the coding sequence ATGAAAAACGCCTTTTCCCGGCGATTTAAAGTCCTTTTTTATCTGATCGCGGCCCTGTGGCTTTTCGAGGCCGTCAACCTGCTCTCCGGCCGGGCCCTTTCGCAATGGGGCATTCTTCCCCGGACGCTTTCGGGGCTCGCCGGCATCCCCCTGTCCCCCTTCCTCCACGGCGGCGTGGGGCATCTTCTTTTAAACACGCCCCCCCTGGCCTTCCTGGGCGCCCTGATTATTGTGTCGGAAGGAAAAAACGGAAGCAGGGCCTTCGTGGAAACCACGGCGTTTGTCATACTGGCCGGCGGCGCCGCGCTCTGGCTCGCGGGCAGACCCGCCATTCACATCGGCGCCAGCGGCCTGGTCTTCGGATACTTCGGTTATCTGACCGCCGGCGGCATTTTCAAACGCAGGCTCTCCGCCGCCGTCACGGCGCTTGTCGCGGCGGCGTCTTACGGCGGCCTTCTCTGGGGGCTCTCCCCCGCCCTTTCCGGCGTTTCCTGGGAAGGCCATCTCTTCGGCCTGGCCGCCGGCGTTCTCGCGGCGAAGATTTCAAAGCCGCCGGGAAAAAAGTTTTAA
- a CDS encoding hypothetical protein (Evidence 5 : Unknown function), producing MGKYIRLEFFMSKAFKPLTQTHPYEYNTRHHQFHKAGIIHDMNGDLTERRDQNRIKVKTGFLKAPISESFTSIFQTESGGLINAKFCNS from the coding sequence ATGGGAAAATATATTCGACTTGAATTTTTTATGTCAAAGGCTTTCAAACCTTTGACGCAGACTCATCCATATGAATACAACACGCGACATCATCAATTTCACAAAGCCGGCATCATCCATGATATGAACGGCGACTTAACGGAAAGGAGGGATCAAAACAGAATTAAGGTCAAAACGGGGTTTTTAAAAGCCCCCATATCGGAATCGTTTACAAGTATATTTCAAACCGAATCAGGAGGATTAATCAATGCCAAGTTTTGTAATAGCTGA
- a CDS encoding hypothetical protein (Evidence 5 : Unknown function) has product MMNIPGVQPVPAVAGGQPVWEWLPILTPLLPQGGCAQPPPHPDARRFSTQSAETPQPSCPPAGDAPGDLHEDFLEFVPVIAGIDASTDTRFKKFTAFDGSGSVRNFFERTGRADRFLDGDGFVTMGRDAGQLEAYKISSLTPRPYQTGFGMGMTFKFTQLPGAYEKIHLLSNLSQDSMFSSSDGDDADPACYILKGGGIDLYGVKSGIGIELKLTHHANGAGRELSLGEIGSGQEIRVTLFRGNTVNASYYDSRRATIKIYRKTDTGYERLFSDVLGPVPFSPHLYGFLFGNAEDYLKVGQNSKGRLKVRLVDGNPVRIARASDYRMDHDGDGVPTGVEIRHMDRGYDPLHDQGAVSSFEDVLQTGQGHLDLQQALWLAPPAGGIIVLEQGATHTPEPGPYFYIPSHIQSVKFVVMPAQSAPFSEDQIEAIKALGANTGPAAKTCVIDGFFFKINPRTAISMAGESGLIFSLKPDAGHWLQTAIDAAPEGSVIRLGPGAHDIGNVTANRNVTIRGSAGGGTVVNGSISAASGDLSVVIQDIQRVDRVVRYSPNFEPPDPSHTRMFNDLVSRRVPDVIRSREVTAFPAGDELIGIYDNHLYRKSAGGSDWGSPLALNIPMLEEEGDQGVILQESAATAFSMGGRKYFAFLVNELKNSYLRLWDMNDPGAAPRKLILPSMGKKTVSQSDPGAESEYIIKNRNECLTVMSLGLIPGLGAGREAHKYRPPTRSRMPDPVPNPPSRPSTPPGQGIEGEPGISPEIPSYPNSPGDGLWKRGPGGVRHRITTEFSGRTRTASDFCEASGTEITEMSEIASESGFETVGEAVEAGTLDLEAAGEASEAGAALADPIAWMVVAAVEIGVGLIDFIADSIKDGHASWSCVNWMKGKDIQKTYDAPLELEGVAVGPGGDLYVKTGGEVKKLSAVIRTSSMDTPAEPKTPEARRRARALETGPGEFENAWPGMLKAHESLSLSRVDIWDAVFSEAPGRGPRPFYPLVGLDAGKAPMFGKISGRESLRTHFIEDPGYHRVDHAWKIEKTLDAMESSPVGHAFLSLVVDDSITSAADMFFKVKNAMSGGRIRFESQDMRFDGVAASRGMTRFGWKGSRLWVKHSHDDPNGKQDSPWMELTRAGLPPGRNIRSMSTNAHEVKIVFGKHYYYDTMTWLLDDAGDIYLFAPPGDASSLSYDDLYHPHHWRLHAEKRTGLPANIREIFALSGDALMAADHANRLYYSAGRHSAWQTVENDFSIPGGGSFEPVAFEIFAFGEDVSLAASDSGGNIYYALYLKGTDQGPLRWKKTQVSESGITDFSLSHDGRRLAVLDGSRSLWVNMEPDSSGVFSAHDEIVPESAKIAAPAPACGYLDSMPDLRVHEWQSAIYARGALCREGAAFHTREDGTREWGAPPYPERLWLDASHDAYPLSWRCGRFESLAGASCDAMAAPAPETVLTLTHAGPGECVYKDECENQKPPGLIKAIGEKIWSFNQKSMNFLTHLLGMDQGNTNKIADPESTKTRVKFGGGSFISRERHRLGHSYYSLAALGLSDQAGFHHVSRAYVPVEGDDLSAVRFMAQNLPGGDAPLAGPYPGRIYMAGFGSSIGDGLKSVGSGLKSAGETILGKTVSDPQNIYDAIRNKDYKKALEIFEGDILLASGAAAFLLGGPAGGFIGMAIFSGAEDEPPPQYLFDDFGTGPGGLLFAWKDRSLYARMKDHEGQDAWWHMTEPMKQVPARARLKAMAPGRDGRVWALDTDGSLYRYGSSSSFKIPGMGLFGLNGKSSGDLFKKTMDSARAMGLIDSNVWSWTLRKDPRVNPSGAKIVDIFPLAGGAIIGVDEDRGLYYSGSSSEPWKKIHGNFGVYDGERIHPFAPSGFDLFYYDWGSDTFSGKAMLAASDSSGNLYCAAFSPDKDHLPLWHKIHSYASTGMSGFDFSDDGRRLAFIAKDGHVRLSSLPGVSWARFHEEFGERMPSDYLDHIIALYNHGGEGFRAGADRLREFLRSGPSSVPAPVPVEKLSGKTRKGSVKVSWRHSAGEPGSIFYHLQIARNASFVSDASGDVFDLFMKNASYSVKTGDDGALHARVRSMDIFGNASDFADLGSVVKDTTPPEKVKGLKAVPDKTPGSGTYNAISLSWSPISNKGKDFAKWRIYRKRSFGSGKIKNVAGLIPLAEIVSAERTSYVDASADAGEWYQHAVSAVDDLGNEDMSVFGAWPAYVNNAPSLPGSVPDFSPIPEDERDSAGDMVSRFLQGASDPEGDEIGMAVISAKSDGGRWEYRRPGGDWTAFVSAGETNARLLEPTAGIRFVPSADWNGTAQIAFRAWDQTKGRPGRTADVSENGEYHPYSAQSAPAVIQVRPVNDPPSFVRGPDLNIIEDSGAQVVEKWASEIAKGPKNESDQATAFVLTHDRETAPGAVPNFFHQAPVMDENGTLSYMLRPDANGVANVTVRLKDDGGRDHGGIDLDENEPPVRFTITARPVNDPPSFSAAEQSVDEDAGLQRVPLSGWAQDILPGPENEKDQTVQFTLVSTSSPGLFSTQPAISSDGVLSFAPAPDQNGQARVTVLAKDDGGVENGGADQSAPVTLGITVRSVNDAPSFSKGADIRVRQSAGRRVLRNWAKHISAGPADESGQRLRFEVKASRPSLFAVQPAISSGGTLTFTPRRNRSGKTSVTAVLKDGGGKDRNGEDQSAPARFNIRVLRVSRPGSDASNDAPAQPLLESPAAP; this is encoded by the coding sequence ATGATGAATATCCCAGGCGTTCAACCTGTTCCAGCGGTTGCAGGCGGACAGCCCGTTTGGGAATGGTTGCCAATACTTACCCCCCTTCTCCCTCAAGGAGGCTGCGCTCAACCGCCTCCTCATCCCGACGCCAGAAGGTTTTCCACCCAATCCGCTGAAACGCCCCAGCCTTCCTGCCCGCCTGCCGGGGACGCGCCGGGCGATCTTCACGAAGACTTCCTGGAATTTGTCCCGGTCATCGCGGGGATTGACGCGTCAACGGACACGCGGTTTAAAAAATTCACCGCGTTTGATGGCTCGGGAAGCGTTCGGAATTTTTTTGAGCGGACAGGCAGAGCCGACCGTTTCCTGGACGGGGACGGTTTTGTGACCATGGGACGGGACGCGGGGCAGTTGGAGGCGTATAAGATTTCCAGCCTGACGCCGCGCCCCTATCAAACTGGATTCGGCATGGGGATGACATTTAAATTCACTCAGCTTCCCGGCGCTTATGAAAAAATTCATCTGCTTTCCAATTTATCGCAAGATTCCATGTTCTCCTCATCCGACGGCGACGACGCCGACCCGGCCTGTTATATCCTGAAAGGAGGCGGGATTGATTTATACGGGGTGAAAAGCGGAATCGGGATTGAGTTGAAATTGACCCATCACGCAAACGGCGCCGGACGGGAATTGAGCCTTGGGGAGATTGGTTCCGGCCAGGAGATCAGAGTCACGCTTTTCAGGGGAAACACTGTCAATGCCTCCTATTATGACAGCCGGCGGGCGACCATCAAAATATATCGAAAAACCGATACCGGTTATGAAAGATTGTTTTCCGATGTTCTGGGTCCCGTTCCTTTTTCACCCCATTTATACGGGTTTCTTTTTGGAAACGCAGAGGATTATTTAAAGGTCGGTCAAAATTCAAAAGGCCGGCTGAAGGTGAGACTGGTGGATGGAAATCCCGTCCGGATCGCCCGGGCGTCGGACTATCGGATGGACCATGATGGCGACGGGGTTCCGACCGGGGTGGAGATTCGCCACATGGATCGCGGGTATGATCCCTTGCATGACCAGGGCGCGGTTTCGTCTTTTGAGGATGTTTTGCAGACAGGCCAGGGCCATTTGGACCTTCAGCAGGCGCTGTGGCTGGCGCCTCCCGCGGGAGGAATCATTGTCTTGGAGCAGGGCGCGACCCACACGCCTGAGCCGGGGCCTTATTTTTATATTCCCAGCCATATTCAAAGCGTGAAATTCGTGGTAATGCCGGCGCAAAGCGCCCCGTTTTCCGAAGATCAGATTGAAGCGATCAAGGCCCTTGGAGCCAACACGGGCCCGGCCGCCAAGACCTGCGTCATAGACGGTTTTTTCTTTAAAATCAATCCCCGGACAGCCATCTCCATGGCCGGGGAAAGCGGCCTGATTTTTTCTTTGAAACCCGACGCCGGCCATTGGCTTCAAACGGCCATAGACGCGGCGCCGGAAGGGAGCGTGATTCGGCTGGGGCCGGGCGCGCATGACATCGGGAACGTGACGGCAAACCGAAACGTCACCATCCGGGGAAGCGCCGGCGGGGGGACGGTGGTCAACGGAAGCATATCGGCGGCTTCCGGGGATTTGTCTGTTGTGATTCAGGATATTCAAAGGGTGGACAGGGTCGTCAGGTACAGCCCGAATTTTGAGCCGCCGGACCCGTCCCACACGCGAATGTTCAACGATCTGGTTTCCCGCCGGGTTCCGGATGTCATCCGGTCCCGGGAGGTGACGGCCTTTCCCGCCGGGGACGAGCTGATCGGGATTTATGACAACCATCTGTATCGAAAGAGCGCGGGCGGGTCCGACTGGGGAAGCCCCCTGGCTTTGAATATTCCCATGCTTGAAGAAGAGGGAGATCAGGGCGTGATTCTGCAGGAGAGCGCCGCGACGGCGTTTTCCATGGGGGGCCGGAAGTATTTCGCCTTTCTGGTCAACGAATTGAAGAATTCGTACTTAAGGCTGTGGGATATGAACGATCCGGGGGCCGCTCCCCGGAAGCTGATTCTGCCCTCCATGGGCAAAAAGACCGTTTCCCAAAGCGACCCCGGGGCCGAAAGTGAGTATATTATTAAAAACCGAAACGAATGCCTGACCGTGATGAGCCTGGGGCTTATTCCCGGATTAGGAGCAGGACGCGAGGCTCATAAATACCGTCCCCCCACGCGCAGCCGTATGCCTGATCCCGTTCCGAACCCTCCCTCCAGGCCTTCCACCCCGCCCGGCCAGGGGATTGAGGGCGAGCCGGGCATAAGCCCGGAAATCCCGTCGTATCCCAACTCCCCGGGTGATGGTCTTTGGAAAAGGGGACCCGGCGGCGTGCGGCACAGGATAACAACAGAATTTTCGGGAAGGACCCGGACCGCTTCGGATTTTTGTGAAGCCTCCGGAACGGAGATAACTGAAATGTCGGAAATCGCGTCGGAATCGGGATTTGAAACCGTGGGGGAAGCCGTTGAGGCGGGGACGCTGGACCTGGAGGCGGCGGGAGAGGCCTCGGAGGCGGGGGCGGCTCTTGCGGACCCCATAGCCTGGATGGTTGTGGCGGCGGTGGAGATCGGCGTGGGCCTGATAGATTTTATCGCGGATTCCATAAAAGACGGCCACGCGTCATGGTCATGCGTCAACTGGATGAAGGGAAAAGACATTCAAAAGACTTATGACGCGCCTTTGGAGCTTGAGGGCGTGGCCGTGGGCCCCGGCGGGGATTTGTATGTCAAAACGGGAGGGGAGGTGAAAAAACTTTCAGCCGTCATCCGGACCTCTTCCATGGACACGCCCGCCGAACCGAAGACTCCGGAGGCAAGGCGAAGGGCCCGGGCGCTGGAGACCGGACCCGGGGAGTTTGAAAACGCCTGGCCCGGCATGCTCAAGGCCCATGAATCTTTGAGTCTTTCCAGAGTTGATATCTGGGACGCGGTTTTTTCCGAGGCCCCGGGCCGGGGTCCCCGGCCGTTTTATCCGCTGGTCGGTCTGGACGCGGGCAAGGCTCCGATGTTTGGAAAGATATCCGGCCGGGAGTCTTTGCGGACCCATTTTATCGAGGACCCGGGGTATCATCGGGTGGATCACGCCTGGAAGATTGAGAAAACCCTGGATGCCATGGAATCCTCGCCGGTGGGCCATGCCTTTCTGTCGCTTGTGGTGGACGACAGCATAACGTCGGCCGCTGATATGTTTTTTAAGGTTAAAAACGCCATGTCCGGGGGAAGGATTCGGTTTGAGAGTCAGGACATGAGATTCGACGGTGTCGCGGCCTCCAGAGGAATGACACGCTTTGGATGGAAAGGGTCGCGGCTGTGGGTAAAACACAGCCATGACGATCCGAACGGCAAGCAGGATTCCCCGTGGATGGAGCTGACACGGGCGGGGCTGCCGCCGGGGCGAAATATCCGGTCCATGTCCACAAACGCCCATGAAGTCAAAATCGTTTTTGGAAAACATTACTATTATGACACCATGACGTGGCTTCTGGATGACGCCGGCGACATTTACCTGTTCGCCCCGCCCGGGGACGCGTCCTCCCTTTCCTATGACGATCTGTATCATCCCCATCACTGGAGGCTGCATGCCGAAAAAAGGACGGGGCTTCCGGCGAATATCCGGGAGATTTTCGCCCTTTCCGGGGACGCCCTTATGGCGGCGGACCATGCAAACCGGCTTTATTATTCCGCCGGACGCCATTCCGCCTGGCAGACAGTGGAAAATGACTTCTCAATTCCGGGCGGCGGGTCATTTGAGCCTGTGGCGTTTGAGATTTTCGCCTTTGGGGAGGATGTGTCCCTGGCCGCGTCGGATTCGGGAGGCAATATTTACTACGCGCTTTATTTAAAAGGGACGGATCAGGGTCCTTTGCGATGGAAAAAGACACAGGTCTCGGAAAGCGGGATCACGGATTTCAGCCTTTCTCATGACGGCAGACGTCTGGCGGTTCTGGACGGCTCCCGCAGTCTTTGGGTGAACATGGAGCCGGACAGCTCCGGCGTGTTTTCGGCTCACGACGAAATTGTGCCGGAATCGGCCAAAATCGCCGCGCCCGCTCCCGCGTGCGGATACCTGGACAGCATGCCCGACCTGCGCGTTCACGAATGGCAGTCCGCGATTTATGCCAGGGGGGCTTTGTGCCGTGAAGGGGCGGCCTTCCACACCCGTGAGGACGGGACCCGTGAATGGGGCGCCCCGCCCTATCCCGAGCGCTTATGGCTGGACGCGTCCCATGACGCATACCCTTTGAGCTGGAGATGCGGGCGTTTTGAGTCCCTTGCCGGGGCGTCCTGCGACGCCATGGCGGCCCCGGCGCCTGAGACGGTTTTAACCCTCACTCACGCCGGGCCCGGGGAATGCGTGTATAAAGACGAATGCGAAAATCAAAAGCCCCCGGGGTTAATAAAAGCGATCGGCGAAAAAATTTGGAGTTTCAACCAAAAATCCATGAATTTTTTAACCCATCTGCTGGGTATGGATCAGGGAAACACAAACAAAATCGCCGACCCTGAATCGACCAAGACCCGGGTCAAATTCGGCGGGGGGTCTTTTATTTCACGGGAAAGGCACAGGCTCGGGCATTCCTATTACAGTCTGGCGGCGCTGGGTCTTTCGGATCAGGCGGGTTTCCATCATGTGAGCCGCGCCTATGTGCCGGTGGAGGGCGATGATCTGTCCGCCGTGAGATTTATGGCGCAAAATCTTCCGGGCGGGGATGCTCCGCTTGCCGGCCCTTATCCGGGCCGGATTTATATGGCCGGGTTTGGGAGTTCTATTGGCGATGGCCTCAAAAGCGTCGGCAGCGGCCTCAAAAGCGCAGGGGAAACGATTTTGGGAAAGACGGTCTCTGATCCTCAAAATATTTACGATGCCATTCGAAATAAGGATTACAAAAAGGCTCTGGAAATTTTTGAAGGAGATATTCTTCTGGCGTCGGGCGCCGCGGCCTTCCTGTTGGGGGGTCCCGCAGGCGGGTTCATCGGCATGGCGATTTTCTCCGGGGCCGAAGACGAGCCGCCTCCCCAGTATCTGTTCGACGATTTCGGCACAGGGCCCGGGGGGCTTTTGTTCGCCTGGAAAGACCGGTCTCTTTACGCCAGAATGAAAGACCATGAGGGCCAGGACGCGTGGTGGCATATGACGGAGCCCATGAAACAGGTTCCCGCCCGCGCCCGGCTCAAGGCCATGGCCCCGGGAAGAGACGGCCGGGTCTGGGCGCTGGACACCGACGGCTCCCTTTACCGGTACGGGTCTTCATCTTCTTTTAAGATTCCCGGCATGGGACTGTTTGGCCTGAATGGGAAATCTTCCGGCGATCTGTTCAAAAAAACAATGGATTCGGCCCGGGCCATGGGCCTGATCGATTCAAATGTGTGGAGCTGGACGTTGAGAAAGGACCCCAGGGTCAATCCGTCCGGGGCAAAGATTGTGGACATATTTCCCCTGGCCGGCGGGGCGATCATCGGGGTGGACGAAGACCGGGGCCTTTATTATTCCGGCTCTTCATCGGAGCCCTGGAAAAAAATCCATGGCAATTTCGGAGTGTATGACGGGGAAAGGATTCATCCGTTTGCGCCGTCGGGCTTTGACTTATTTTATTATGACTGGGGAAGCGACACATTCAGCGGGAAAGCCATGCTGGCGGCTTCGGACTCAAGCGGGAATTTGTACTGCGCGGCGTTTTCCCCGGACAAAGACCACCTGCCCCTGTGGCATAAAATTCATTCATACGCCTCCACAGGAATGTCGGGTTTTGATTTTTCCGATGACGGCCGGAGACTGGCCTTTATCGCAAAAGACGGGCATGTCCGCCTGTCCTCTTTGCCCGGGGTGTCATGGGCGCGCTTCCACGAGGAGTTCGGGGAACGAATGCCGTCGGATTACCTGGATCATATCATCGCGCTGTATAACCATGGGGGCGAGGGTTTTCGGGCCGGGGCGGACCGTCTGCGGGAATTTTTAAGAAGCGGCCCCTCATCCGTGCCGGCCCCGGTTCCTGTGGAAAAGCTTTCGGGAAAGACCCGAAAAGGGTCTGTGAAGGTGTCCTGGAGGCATTCGGCCGGGGAGCCCGGAAGCATTTTTTATCATCTCCAGATCGCCCGGAACGCCTCATTTGTTTCGGACGCGTCCGGGGATGTGTTTGATCTGTTCATGAAAAACGCGTCGTATTCAGTGAAGACCGGGGATGACGGGGCGCTCCACGCCCGTGTCAGGAGCATGGATATTTTCGGAAACGCCAGCGATTTCGCGGACCTGGGCTCTGTGGTCAAAGACACCACCCCCCCTGAAAAAGTCAAAGGTTTGAAGGCGGTTCCGGACAAAACCCCGGGATCGGGGACTTACAACGCCATATCGCTGTCCTGGAGCCCGATCTCAAACAAGGGAAAGGATTTCGCCAAATGGAGAATTTATCGCAAGAGATCCTTTGGGTCAGGGAAGATAAAGAATGTGGCGGGTTTGATTCCCCTGGCGGAGATCGTCTCCGCAGAGCGGACCTCTTATGTGGACGCGTCGGCCGACGCCGGGGAATGGTATCAGCACGCGGTGAGCGCCGTGGACGATTTGGGCAACGAAGACATGTCGGTGTTCGGGGCGTGGCCGGCTTATGTGAACAACGCGCCGTCATTGCCGGGGAGCGTTCCGGACTTTTCCCCGATTCCGGAGGATGAAAGGGACAGCGCCGGGGATATGGTTTCGCGCTTTTTGCAAGGCGCGTCGGACCCCGAGGGCGATGAAATCGGCATGGCCGTGATCTCGGCCAAAAGCGACGGGGGCCGGTGGGAATACCGCCGCCCCGGCGGGGACTGGACGGCCTTTGTGTCGGCGGGCGAGACAAACGCCCGGCTTCTTGAGCCGACGGCCGGAATCCGCTTTGTTCCGTCGGCGGACTGGAACGGGACGGCGCAAATCGCCTTCCGGGCCTGGGACCAAACCAAAGGCCGGCCCGGAAGAACGGCGGATGTGTCTGAAAACGGGGAATATCATCCTTACAGCGCGCAAAGCGCCCCGGCCGTGATCCAGGTCCGTCCGGTGAACGATCCCCCGTCCTTTGTCAGGGGGCCGGACCTGAATATCATTGAGGACTCAGGGGCCCAGGTCGTTGAAAAATGGGCGTCGGAGATCGCCAAAGGGCCGAAAAACGAGTCGGATCAGGCGACGGCCTTTGTGTTGACCCACGACCGTGAAACGGCGCCGGGCGCCGTCCCGAATTTTTTCCACCAGGCCCCGGTCATGGACGAAAACGGGACCCTTTCCTACATGCTTCGCCCCGACGCCAACGGAGTGGCGAATGTGACGGTTCGGTTAAAAGACGACGGGGGAAGGGATCACGGCGGAATTGATCTGGATGAAAACGAGCCGCCGGTCCGGTTTACGATCACGGCCCGCCCGGTGAACGATCCGCCGTCTTTTTCGGCCGCGGAGCAGAGCGTGGACGAGGACGCGGGTCTTCAGCGCGTTCCTTTGTCCGGCTGGGCCCAGGACATCCTGCCGGGGCCTGAAAACGAAAAAGACCAGACGGTTCAATTCACGCTGGTTTCAACAAGCAGTCCGGGGCTTTTTTCCACCCAGCCCGCCATCTCTTCAGACGGGGTTTTAAGCTTTGCCCCGGCCCCGGATCAAAACGGACAGGCCCGTGTCACGGTCCTGGCCAAAGACGACGGGGGAGTGGAAAACGGGGGCGCGGATCAAAGCGCGCCTGTGACGCTCGGGATCACGGTTCGTTCCGTGAACGACGCGCCGTCGTTTTCAAAAGGCGCCGACATCCGGGTCCGGCAGAGCGCCGGAAGGCGGGTTTTGAGAAACTGGGCGAAACACATCAGCGCCGGCCCGGCCGACGAGTCGGGGCAAAGACTTCGTTTTGAGGTCAAAGCCTCGCGCCCGTCCTTGTTCGCGGTCCAGCCCGCCATCTCTTCCGGCGGGACCCTCACGTTCACGCCCCGTCGGAACAGAAGCGGGAAAACGTCTGTGACCGCGGTCTTAAAAGACGGCGGCGGAAAGGACCGGAACGGCGAGGACCAAAGCGCGCCGGCCCGCTTTAACATCCGGGTCCTTCGGGTCTCCCGGCCCGGAAGCGACGCGTCGAATGACGCGCCGGCCCAACCCCTGCTCGAATCCCCGGCCGCGCCTTAA
- the aprB gene encoding Adenylylsulfate reductase subunit beta — protein MPSFVIAEKCDGCKGGDKTACMYICPNDLMVLDTNAMKAYNQEPDQCWECFSCVKICPTQAIEVRGYSDFVPLGSSIMPMMGTEDVMWTCKFRNGLIKRFKFPIRTTPEGSANAYPDLKGKDLESGLLSTQEADGYELPVPKETA, from the coding sequence ATGCCAAGTTTTGTAATAGCTGAAAAATGTGACGGCTGCAAGGGCGGGGACAAAACCGCATGCATGTACATTTGTCCCAATGACCTTATGGTCCTGGACACCAACGCCATGAAGGCTTACAATCAGGAGCCGGATCAGTGCTGGGAATGCTTTTCATGCGTCAAAATATGCCCCACGCAGGCCATTGAGGTCCGGGGATACTCCGACTTTGTGCCCCTGGGAAGCAGCATCATGCCCATGATGGGAACCGAGGATGTCATGTGGACCTGCAAATTCAGAAACGGCCTGATCAAAAGATTCAAGTTCCCCATCCGGACCACTCCGGAAGGATCGGCCAACGCGTATCCGGACCTTAAGGGAAAAGACCTGGAAAGCGGACTTCTGTCCACCCAGGAAGCCGACGGCTATGAGCTTCCCGTCCCGAAAGAGACCGCGTAA